In the genome of Coleofasciculus sp. FACHB-1120, one region contains:
- a CDS encoding MAE_28990/MAE_18760 family HEPN-like nuclease, with protein sequence MKIRTAENLSDKLAEELGWRKVELSTLKALIDSKSFASGKRKALLRGGITMLYAHWEGFIKVAANSYLEFVAMQGLPYKQLANNFIALAMKDKLDQARETNKATIYSEVADFFTTKLSDRSLIRYENRITTSNLSSSVFKEIVCMLGLDYRFYESKEVLIDERLLQKRNKIAHGNYLDIDEEQYDELHTQVIAMMDTFRNQIDNCAATKQYCCPGASIASP encoded by the coding sequence ATGAAAATACGCACAGCAGAAAACCTTAGCGATAAACTAGCTGAGGAACTTGGATGGCGAAAAGTAGAGCTTTCAACATTGAAAGCTCTGATTGACTCGAAGTCATTTGCATCTGGAAAGCGGAAGGCATTACTGCGCGGTGGAATCACTATGCTTTATGCTCATTGGGAAGGATTTATCAAAGTAGCAGCAAATAGCTATTTGGAATTCGTTGCTATGCAGGGTCTACCTTATAAGCAACTTGCAAATAACTTTATAGCTTTAGCTATGAAGGATAAGTTAGATCAAGCAAGAGAAACGAATAAAGCAACTATATATAGTGAGGTTGCAGATTTCTTTACAACAAAACTTAGCGACAGAAGTTTAATTAGATATGAAAATAGAATTACTACCTCTAATTTATCATCATCTGTATTTAAAGAAATAGTATGTATGCTTGGCTTAGACTACAGATTTTATGAATCAAAAGAAGTGCTGATTGATGAAAGATTGCTCCAAAAAAGGAATAAAATTGCTCATGGTAATTATCTTGATATAGATGAAGAACAATATGATGAGTTACACACGCAAGTCATAGCAATGATGGATACTTTTCGGAATCAAATAGATAACTGTGCAGCAACTAAACAATATTGTTGCCCAGGTGCATCTATTGCATCACCCTAA